The sequence CGCGGTCCCGGTCGGGATCGCCGAGGAACACCGTCGCTTTGCGGGGACGCTGTGGACGTCGGAGTCGACGTTCCGCGCCTACGTCCGCGACGTGGTCGGGAGCCTCGCGTCCCACGGGTGGGACCGGGTAATCGTCGTCAACGGCCACGGCGGCAACATCGCGGCGCTGAAGGAGGTCACCGCGCGGATCGTCCGCCACGACGACGCCTACGCCGTCCCGTTCACCTGGTTCGACGAGGTCGGCGAACACACCTCGGAGATGGGCCACGCCGGGCCGCTGGAGACCTCGCTGCTCCGCCACACCGACCCCGAGTCGGTCCACGAGGACCGGCTGGAGGCCGCCGCCGCGGACGGCGCCGACCGCTGGGGCGAGTGGCAGGGCCGCGTCAACCTCGCGGTCGACTCCGACGAGTTCACCGACAACGGCGTCGTCGGCGACCCCCGAGAGTCGAGCGCTGAACTCGGCGAGGAACTCCTGGCCAAGTCCGCAGACGCGCTGTGTGACCTCCTCGACGCCGTTCGCGACCGCGACCCGGGCCCGCGGATCGACGGCTGACGGGGCGGATCCCCGCGGACCGGCCCCGTCGGCTGCCACGGGGTTTTTACGCCGCGGCACCCCCCACGCGGTATGGACCGCGAACCCGTGACGCACACCGCGACCGACCGGGAGCTCGGCCG comes from Halobellus ruber and encodes:
- a CDS encoding creatininase family protein, which gives rise to MELTRESWTDADAADANLAVLPVGSTEQHGPHAPLGTDVLTAEAVAEAGADRYDDPVVVAPAVPVGIAEEHRRFAGTLWTSESTFRAYVRDVVGSLASHGWDRVIVVNGHGGNIAALKEVTARIVRHDDAYAVPFTWFDEVGEHTSEMGHAGPLETSLLRHTDPESVHEDRLEAAAADGADRWGEWQGRVNLAVDSDEFTDNGVVGDPRESSAELGEELLAKSADALCDLLDAVRDRDPGPRIDG